Proteins encoded by one window of Cannabis sativa cultivar Pink pepper isolate KNU-18-1 chromosome 4, ASM2916894v1, whole genome shotgun sequence:
- the LOC133036847 gene encoding uncharacterized protein LOC133036847, translated as MASEHKDCDGRIRCPCVRCINSRFKKIDRVRAHVFDRGFMQGYEKWIYHGEPEDVVVDVAVADVESEDEMIPILEDFFPSTTEEPQGEDEQPTTNPQFDDLFEEIEAELYPGCDWISSLNFLAKLLHLKVRGKIPNNIFEELLKLLKFAFPKENNIPSTYYEAKKRLKKLGLGYDNIDVCLYNCCLFYKENASKEACPVCGTSRWVTSENGKGKKVPCKVMRYFPLTPRLKRLYSSRITAKSMIWHHTGKSKDDGVLRHPVDGLAWKDFDAKHPEFARDPRNVRLGLAADGFNPFGNMSLAYSMWPVVLANYNLPPWLCMKDNYFLLSTLIPGAKSPGKDMDIFLRPLVDELKELWNNGVATRDSSTNSMFTMRAALLWTVNDFPARSSLSGWSGQGYKACPTCNEDTTSIRVIGKTSYVGHRRFLPSNHAMRRDTRFDGKVERRPPPRRFTCEEILSQVNALEPQIPGHHENFGGVKRRRVAENCNWRKKSIFYELEYWSTNILKHNIDVMHVEKNVCDSLLGTILDNDKSKDTTNARHDLKKMVC; from the exons ATGGCATCAGAACATAAGGATTGTGATGGACGAATACGATGTCCTTGTGTGAGATGtataaatagtaggtttaaaaaaatagataggGTTAGAGCACACGTATTTGATCGAGGTTTTATGCAAGGATATGAGAAATGGATTTATCACGGGGAGCCTGAGGATGTCGTCGTTGATGTAGCAGTTGCCGATGTTGAATCAGAGGATGAAATGATTCCTATTTTAGAAGACTTCTTTCCCTCGACAACTGAGGAACCACAAGGAGAAGATGAACAACCAACCACAAACCCACAATTTGATGACTTATTTGAGGAAATTGAAGCTGAATTGTATCCCGGTTGTGATTGGATTTCATCTCTTAACTTTTTAGCAAAGCTATTGCATTTAAAAGTTAGGGGAAAAATTCCTAATAACATCTTTGAAGAATTATTGAAGCTTTTAAAGTTTGCATTTCCGaaggaaaataatattccaTCAACTTACTACGAGGCAAAAAAGAGATTGAAGAAATTAGGCTTGGGTTATGATAATATCGATGTCTGTTTGTATAATTGTTGCTTATTTTATAAGGAAAATGCATCCAAGGAGGCTTGTCCAGTTTGCGGAACTAGTCGTTGGGTTACTTCCGAGAACGGGAAAGGAAAAAAAGTTCCTTGCAAAGTCATGCGATACTTTCCGTTAACACCTCGACTTAAAAGATTATATAGTTCGAGGATTACAGCGAAAAGCATGATATGGCATCATACtggaaaatcaaaagatgatggGGTGTTGCGACACCCGGTGGATGGTTTAGCTTGGAAAGACTTTGATGCAAAACATCCCGAGTTTGCAAGGGACCCAAGAAATGTTCGACTTGGGTTAGCTGCTGATGgatttaatccatttggcaacatgagtcTTGCATACAGCATGTGGCCAGTGGTGTTGGCTAACTATAATCTACCACCTTGGTTATGTAtgaaagataattattttttgctcTCTACCCTAATTCCtggtgcaaaatctccaggtaaagacatggatatatttttaagaCCTTTGGTGGATGAATTAAAGGAGTTGTGGAATAATGGGGTAGCAACGAGAGATAGTTCGACCAACTCGATGTTCACCATGCGTGCTGCGCTTTTGTGGACAGTGAATGATTTTCCTGCTCGTAGTAGCTTGTCTGGGTGGAGTGGTCAAGGTTACAAAGCTTGCCCTACTTGTAATGAAGACACGACGTCCATTCGAGTGATCGGGAAGACATCATATGTTGGTCATCGAAGGTTCTTGCCAAGTAACCATGCAATGAGAAGGGATACTCGATTTGATGGTAAAGTTGAAAGAAGACCTCCTCCAAGACGATTTACTTGTGAAGAAATATTATCACAAGTTAATGCTCTCGAACCCCAAATTCCCGGACATCATGAAAATTTTGGGGGCGTGAAACGTAGAAGAGTTGCAGAAAATTGTAATTGgaggaaaaaaagtattttctacGAGTTGGAGTATTGGAGCACGAATATTTTAAAACACAACATTGATGTGATGCATGTTGAGAAGAATGTGTGTGATAGTCTCCTAGGAACCATCTTGGATAATGATAAATCAAAGGACACAACCAATGCGCGCCATGATTTAAAGAAGATGG TTTGTTAA
- the LOC133036710 gene encoding uncharacterized protein LOC133036710, with protein MQRVLAVGVRKFLPRDTATTITQLCNFFRQLCSRTLNVKDMEDAQNNLILLLCKMELIFPPAFFDIMIHLVLHLPEEAILGGPVFMRWMYPFERYMKKLKNYVGNKARPEGSIAEGYVADEAVTFCSMYFKGCETRFNRLDRNEDAPSVCRYLSVFNSQSRPLTSGLIKPLDHISREKAEWYILQNSPEIQAYLDEHLDKIRHEYPNGNHDVLHRQTFRPWFHKKIYELHKLGTLQNGDELLALASGSDYLATFYEGCVVNGVRFIASKRDQKRKTQNSGVTVAGTEGFNYYGTLEDVITISYTGAYTVSLFECKWYNTNPLRKKTITENNITSINTRGYWYQDEPYILANQAKQVFYLDDPLRGRDWKVVEDISHRQIWDITDNEDETDVDVVSDSNSANFVLTVDLGELIMQSNEPPVIVESSDQLVDSEIENNDLDENYVAEEVDDLLVEHVEDENVNIVNDGNDSDSSV; from the exons ATGCAGCGAGTACTAGCGGTTGGTGTCCGTAAATTTCTACCTCGTGACACTGCAACAACTATTACTCAGCTGTGTAATTTTTTTCGACAGTTATGCTCTAGAACTCTAAATGTAAAAGATATGGAGGAtgctcaaaataatttaattctgttattgtgcaagatggaattgatttttcctccagctttttttgacataatgatACACTTGGTATTGCATTTGCCTGAAGAAGCGATATTGGGTGGCCCGGTCTTTATGAGATGGATGTATCCTTTTGAAAGgtacatgaaaaaattgaagaattatGTGGGAAACAAGGCACGTCCTGAAGGGTCAATTGCAGAAGGTTATGTTGCTGATGAGGCAGTAACCTTTTGTTCAATGTACTTTAAAGGGTGTGAAACAAGATTTAATCGGCTTGATCGAAATGAAGATGCGCCTTCTGTTTGTCGCTATCTCTCAGTTTTTaattctcaatctcgtcctttAACTAGCGGACTTATCAAGCCTCTTGATCATATCAGTCGTGAAAAAGCTGAGTGGTACATTCTTCAAAATTCTCCTGAAATCCAAGCTTACTTAGA TGAACATTTggacaagatcaggcatgaataTCCTAATGGTAATCACGATGTCTTGCATAGGCAAACTTTCCGTCCGTGGTTTCATAAGAAG ataTATGAGTTGCACAAGCTTGGAACTTTACAAAATGGTGATGAGTTACTCGCTCTCGCTTCCGGGTCCGATTACTTAGCAACATTTTACGAAGGTTGTGTAGTGAATGGTGTTCGGTTTATTGCATCAAAGCGAGACCAAAAGCGGAAGACACAAAATAGTGGTGTTACTGTTGCTGGAACTGAAGGGTTTAATTATTACGGCACACTTGAAGATGTAATCACTATATCTTATACTGGTGCATATACAGTGTCATTGTTTGAATGTAAATGGTATAACACTAATCCATTAAGAAAGAAGACAATCActgaaaataatataactagTATAAATACTCGTGGATATTGGTATCAAGATGAACCGTACATCCTTGCTAACCAGGCGAAGCAAGTTTTCTATCTTGACGATCCACTCAGAGGTCGCGATTGGAAGGTTGTTGAAGATATTAGCCATCGACAAATTTGGGACATTACTGACAACGAAGATGAGACTGATGTAGATGTTGTTAGTGATTCTAACTCTGCCAATTTTGTGTTGACGGTTGATCTTGGAGAGTTGATTATGCAATCGAATGAACCTCCAGTAATTGTTGAATCGTCCGATCAGTTAGTGGATTCTGAGATAGAGAACAATGACCTTGATGAAAATTATGTTGCTGAAGAAGTAGATGATTTACTAGTTGAACATGTCGAGGATGAAAATGTAAACATAGTGAATGATGGAAATGATAGTGATTCTTCAGtgtaa
- the LOC133036711 gene encoding uncharacterized protein LOC133036711 translates to MVMAGIPLILLGYRRLAKQFHLRSERVVGLPQTLISKKKRRDAGKPLPVEVDLETGKVVGAEASNYVRFLGQQVSMLCPGGHLNFSDVPQQYKDQVLNRIRYYFDIDGNPHRDLLMGTLYSVMAERYSERKTLRHKHFKQHYKKPEDWDTVLKFPPDYLNTETWKPVCELFVSEAFLNRSTKNKSNRQLMKYPTTQGTKSLASIRHGMGGTPGEHVVDAWKEIHVKKPSGTFVNELAAKDYEELIKELDRKRLERQSQSDTGTESESDTGYQFDVMETVLGQRSDYQRGVGKRLKGKGKKPIPQTQSTVPPQPTTEMMGTVADIFSAMRATWGGNLTPEQRAQIFNPRFDNFIQTYSQSQSPGGSSSQSHAAPPEQQQQPPSQPQFQPSSQQQFQNLSQQQFENFLQQQPQSFPQQFPQQQQQSAPPMGNQFLYRTPSESPSLGSNFADFGLFGSSSQENQLFSTPIFNQAELGNLTLGLSSDQAYVPSPPRASGTRTENNPDQDFIIRDLNEDVNE, encoded by the exons ATGGTGATGGCAGGGATCCCCCTGATCCTTCTAGGGTACCGTCGTCTTGCGAAGcag TTCCACCTCCGGTCAGAAAGGGTCGTGGGGTTGCCGCAAACGCTAATctcgaaaaaaaaaaggagagatgCTGGTAAGCCCTTGCCGGTGGAGGTAGATCTTGAAACAGGCAAAGTTGTTGGCGCTGAAGCAAGCAATTATGTTCGATTTCTTGGCCAACAAGTAAGCATGTTGTGCCCGGGTGGTCATCTTAATTTTTCTGATGTACCCCAACAATACAAGGATCAAGTGCTCAATCGAATTAGA TACTACTTTGATATCGATGGGAATCCCCATCGAGACCTACTTATGGGGACTTTATATTCGGTGATGGCGGAGCGGTATAGTGAGCGAAAGACACTCAGACACAAGCATTTCaaacaacattacaaaaaaccagaagattgggacacagttctcaaattcccccctgactacttgaataccgagacttggaaaccggtttgcgaattgttcgttagcgaggcatttttgaatcgttcaactaaaaataaatcgaatcggcaactaatgaaatatccaacaacGCAAGGCACAAAATCGTTGGCGTCCATACGCCACGGAATG GGGGGTACTCCTGGAGAGCATGTAGTTGACGCATGGAAGGAGATCCATGTGAAAAAACCGTCTGGAACTTTCGTTAATGAATTAGCTGCAAAAGATTAT gAGGAACTGATCAAGGAGCTTGATAGGAAGCGACTGGAACGACAATCCCAGAGCGATACTGGGACTGAATCTGAATCTGATACTGGTTATCAGTTTGACGTTATGGAAACAGTTCTAGGCCAAAGATCTGACTATCAAAGAGGCGTGGGTAAAAGGCTCAAGGGCAAAGGAAAGAAACCAATCCCTCAAACTCAATCAACGGTGCCTCCCCAACCAACTACTGAAATGATGGGCACTGTGGCAGATATATTCTCAGCTATGCGTGCCACTTGGGGGGGTAATTTGACGCCTGAACAACGTGCCCAAATATTTAACCCACGCTTTGACAATTTCATTCAAACGTATAGTCAGTCGCAGTCGCCTGGTGGTTCGTCTTCTCAGAGTCATGCCGCTCCTCcggaacagcaacaacaacctcctTCGCAACCACAATTTCAGCCTTCCTCGCAAcaacaatttcaaaatttgtcacagcagcaatttgaaaattttttgcagcagcaaccccaatcttttcctcagcagtttcctcagcagcaacaacagtcTGCTCCGCCAATGGGAAATCAGTTCTTATACCGAACACCGTCAGAGTCTCCTTCGCTCGGCTCAAACTTTGctgattttggattatttgggagttcatcgcaggagaaccaacttttttcaactcccattttcaaccaagctgagctcggtaatttaacgctgggtttatcatcagaccaagcgtatgtgccttctccgccacgggcttcggggactcgtaccgaaaataatccagatcaagacttcataattagagacctgaatgaagatgttaatgaataa